Proteins encoded in a region of the Acidobacteriota bacterium genome:
- a CDS encoding xanthine dehydrogenase family protein subunit M, producing the protein MFPGEFEYHAPDTIEEALDLLSRHGSDAKLLAGGHSLIPMMKLRLASSGHLVDLRKLKSSLSYVREENGDLAIGALTTHAEVESSGSLQQKAAPLAEAAGQIGDVQVRNMGTLGGSLAHADPAADQPAPALALEAQLVAQGPGGRRTIPADQFFHGFFATALQQDELLVEVRVAGLGANSGGAYLKVPHPASGYAVCGVAAVVETDGAGNCVKCRVGVTGISDGAYRATGVESALEGSAINADSIAAASAHATDGVEPLDDYFAGADYRRALAAAYVKRALTTASERAGG; encoded by the coding sequence ATGTTTCCAGGTGAATTCGAGTACCACGCTCCCGATACCATCGAGGAGGCCCTCGACCTTCTGAGCCGGCATGGCTCCGACGCCAAGCTGCTGGCGGGAGGGCACAGCTTGATCCCCATGATGAAGCTGCGCCTGGCCTCGTCCGGGCACCTGGTGGATCTGAGGAAGCTCAAGTCCAGCTTGAGCTACGTCCGGGAGGAGAACGGCGATCTGGCCATCGGAGCTCTCACTACTCATGCGGAGGTGGAGTCCTCCGGCAGCTTGCAGCAGAAGGCGGCTCCCCTGGCGGAGGCCGCGGGACAGATCGGAGACGTCCAGGTCCGGAACATGGGCACCTTGGGCGGCAGCCTGGCCCATGCCGATCCGGCGGCCGATCAGCCGGCTCCGGCTCTGGCGTTGGAGGCGCAGCTCGTGGCCCAGGGTCCGGGAGGGCGGCGGACCATTCCCGCCGACCAGTTCTTCCACGGCTTCTTCGCGACGGCGCTGCAACAGGACGAGTTGCTGGTTGAAGTGCGGGTCGCCGGCCTCGGAGCCAATTCCGGAGGCGCCTATCTGAAGGTTCCGCATCCCGCGTCGGGATACGCCGTCTGCGGCGTCGCGGCGGTGGTCGAGACCGACGGTGCAGGGAACTGCGTCAAGTGCCGCGTCGGGGTGACGGGAATCTCCGACGGCGCCTATCGGGCCACCGGCGTCGAGTCGGCTCTGGAGGGGTCCGCCATCAATGCCGACAGCATCGCGGCGGCCTCGGCGCACGCCACCGATGGAGTGGAGCCTCTGGACGATTACTTTGCCGGGGCGGACTACCGGAGGGCTTTGGCGGCCGCCTACGTGAAGCGCGCCCTCACCACGGCCTCGGAGCGCGCCGGCGGATAG
- a CDS encoding molybdopterin-dependent oxidoreductase has product MATKFFGTPVKRREDRRLLTGGSQYTDDLQLTGLVHAAIVRSPHAHANIRSVDVEAARSAPGVVAVFTGKDLEGVAGIPTAWLIPDSDLKTVDHPALARDKVRYVGDGVAVVLAEDRYQAEDAAQLVQVDYEILDAVADQVKAVEEGAPQVHDDAPGNRCFLFDTISGGDLDQAFADADDVLKFRTTNHRIIPSAIEPRGCVAQYNAASGELTLRMTSQNPHIHRLLLSIVLGVPEHKVRIVTPEIGGGFGSKIAVYADEAVMAFCAMQTGRPVKWVETRRENFQCTTHGRDHVTDVEAAYTNDGKITGLRFKTWANMGAYVSTAAPGVPTWLYGLMLSGVYDVPAVGLEVVGVFTHTTPVDACRGAGRPEATYLLERIVDLIAQRLDLDPVEIRRRNFITKDKFPHAVAPGVIYDSGDYDAALDRLLEMVDYDAFRSEQAAAREQGRYLGIGLSTYVEICGLGPSAIVGSTGFQGGLWESSVVRVHPTGKVTVMTGANPHGQGEETTFAQVVGDVLGVDIDDVELVHGDTDLVPMGMGTYGSRATAVGGIAAFKAANKVVEKAQKIAAHQLEAREEDLEFEDGRFQVKGTDQGMSFQDVALQAYLAWNLPEGLEPGLEAQSFYDPSNFVFPFGAHACIVEVDAETGQTDIVRYVAVDDCGEVINPLIVDGQIHGGIAFGVAQAMYEHAQYDDSGQLLTGTMMDYAVPKPGQMPSFELDRTVTPSPVNPLGLKGIGEAGSIGSTAAVCNAVADALAPFGIDHVEMPFTPQRVWQAIQQA; this is encoded by the coding sequence ATGGCGACCAAATTTTTCGGTACACCAGTCAAGCGCCGCGAGGATCGGCGGTTGCTCACCGGAGGCAGCCAGTACACCGACGACCTCCAGCTTACGGGCCTGGTCCATGCGGCCATCGTCCGCAGTCCCCACGCCCACGCCAACATCAGGTCCGTCGACGTGGAAGCGGCGAGGTCGGCCCCGGGAGTCGTGGCCGTCTTCACCGGAAAGGATTTGGAGGGAGTGGCGGGCATCCCCACGGCCTGGCTCATTCCCGACAGCGATCTGAAGACCGTCGACCATCCCGCGTTGGCGCGGGACAAGGTCCGTTACGTCGGTGACGGCGTGGCCGTCGTTTTGGCCGAGGACCGTTACCAGGCCGAGGACGCCGCCCAGTTGGTCCAGGTCGACTACGAGATCCTGGATGCGGTGGCGGATCAGGTGAAGGCGGTTGAGGAGGGCGCTCCCCAGGTTCACGACGATGCCCCCGGCAACCGGTGTTTCCTCTTCGATACCATCAGCGGCGGCGATCTGGACCAGGCGTTTGCGGACGCCGACGACGTTCTCAAGTTCCGGACCACCAATCACCGCATCATTCCCAGCGCCATTGAGCCACGGGGATGCGTGGCCCAGTACAACGCCGCCTCCGGCGAGCTGACGCTGCGGATGACCAGCCAGAATCCCCATATCCACCGGCTGTTGCTTTCCATCGTGCTGGGGGTTCCCGAGCACAAGGTCAGGATCGTGACTCCCGAGATCGGAGGCGGCTTCGGCAGCAAGATCGCCGTTTACGCCGACGAGGCGGTCATGGCCTTCTGCGCCATGCAGACCGGCCGTCCGGTGAAGTGGGTGGAGACCCGCCGGGAGAACTTCCAGTGCACCACCCACGGACGCGACCACGTGACCGACGTGGAGGCGGCCTACACCAACGACGGGAAGATCACGGGCTTGAGGTTCAAGACCTGGGCCAACATGGGGGCCTACGTCTCCACCGCGGCTCCCGGGGTCCCGACCTGGTTGTATGGCTTGATGCTCTCCGGAGTCTATGACGTTCCGGCCGTGGGGCTGGAAGTGGTGGGAGTCTTCACTCACACCACGCCCGTGGACGCCTGCCGCGGCGCGGGCCGGCCCGAGGCCACCTACCTGCTGGAGCGGATCGTGGATTTGATCGCGCAGCGGTTGGACCTGGATCCGGTGGAAATCCGCCGGCGGAACTTCATCACCAAGGACAAGTTTCCGCATGCGGTGGCGCCCGGGGTCATCTACGACAGCGGGGACTACGACGCGGCCCTGGACCGGCTGCTGGAAATGGTCGACTACGACGCTTTTCGAAGCGAGCAGGCGGCCGCGCGTGAGCAGGGCCGTTACCTCGGGATCGGACTCTCCACCTACGTGGAGATCTGCGGTCTGGGACCCAGCGCCATCGTGGGAAGCACCGGATTTCAGGGGGGCCTCTGGGAGTCCTCGGTGGTTCGCGTGCATCCCACCGGCAAGGTCACCGTCATGACCGGCGCCAACCCGCACGGCCAGGGGGAGGAGACGACCTTCGCCCAGGTGGTGGGAGACGTGCTGGGAGTGGACATCGACGACGTCGAGCTGGTTCACGGTGACACGGACCTGGTTCCCATGGGAATGGGGACCTACGGCAGCCGCGCCACGGCCGTGGGCGGGATCGCCGCCTTCAAGGCCGCCAACAAGGTGGTGGAGAAGGCTCAGAAGATCGCCGCTCATCAGTTGGAAGCCCGGGAGGAAGACCTGGAGTTCGAGGACGGCCGCTTTCAGGTGAAGGGGACCGACCAGGGGATGAGCTTCCAGGACGTGGCTCTGCAGGCCTACCTGGCCTGGAACCTGCCCGAGGGCTTGGAGCCGGGACTGGAGGCGCAGTCCTTCTACGATCCCAGCAATTTCGTGTTTCCCTTCGGAGCGCATGCCTGCATCGTCGAGGTGGACGCCGAGACCGGCCAGACCGACATCGTCCGGTACGTAGCGGTGGACGACTGCGGAGAGGTGATCAATCCCTTGATCGTAGACGGCCAGATCCACGGTGGCATCGCTTTCGGAGTGGCCCAGGCGATGTACGAACACGCCCAGTACGACGATTCGGGCCAGCTCCTGACCGGGACCATGATGGACTACGCGGTGCCCAAGCCGGGCCAGATGCCCAGCTTCGAGCTGGACCGGACGGTCACGCCGTCGCCCGTCAATCCGTTGGGGCTCAAGGGGATCGGAGAAGCCGGCAGCATCGGCAGCACCGCCGCCGTGTGCAACGCGGTCGCCGACGCGCTTGCTCCATTCGGAATCGATCATGTGGAGATGCCTTTCACGCCCCAGCGCGTGTGGCAGGCCATTCAGCAGGCATAG
- a CDS encoding MoxR family ATPase yields MHPEIEQLQRRLERQGYIAERPVATAIHLAAVLGRPLLVEGPTGVGKTAIAGAMSGVLDTHLIRLQCYEGIDTSSALYEWNYQKQLLDIRLAEASGSGRADIFSVDYLLKRPLLEAITASEAPVLLIDEVDRSDEEFEAFLLELLSEWQVSVPELGTLTARQVPYTVLTSNRTRDLADALRRRCLYLWIDYPSFDKEVAIVRARVPGAAEALSGRTVAFVQMLRRLPLEKAPGVSETLDWVAALLYLDRNRLGPEVIESTLGVLLKHVEDQRRVRNRFLQALLAGLGGFESGGITRAVEQMEGVLAQS; encoded by the coding sequence ATGCATCCAGAAATCGAGCAGCTCCAACGCCGGTTGGAGCGCCAAGGCTACATAGCCGAACGCCCGGTGGCGACGGCCATTCACCTGGCGGCGGTCCTGGGACGCCCGCTCCTGGTGGAGGGGCCCACGGGAGTGGGCAAGACGGCCATCGCCGGCGCCATGTCCGGCGTCCTGGACACCCACCTGATCCGCCTGCAGTGCTACGAAGGCATCGATACCAGCTCGGCCCTGTACGAGTGGAACTACCAGAAGCAGTTGTTGGACATTCGACTGGCCGAGGCCAGCGGCTCCGGGCGGGCCGACATCTTCAGCGTCGACTACCTCTTGAAACGCCCTCTCCTGGAGGCCATCACCGCCTCGGAGGCGCCGGTGCTTCTCATCGACGAGGTGGATCGAAGCGATGAGGAATTCGAGGCCTTCCTGCTGGAGTTGCTCTCGGAGTGGCAGGTCTCGGTTCCGGAATTGGGGACGCTGACGGCCCGGCAGGTTCCCTACACGGTCCTCACCAGCAACCGGACCCGGGATCTGGCCGATGCCCTGAGACGCCGTTGCCTCTATCTCTGGATCGACTATCCATCGTTCGACAAGGAGGTGGCCATCGTTCGAGCCCGGGTTCCCGGCGCCGCGGAGGCCTTGTCCGGGCGGACCGTGGCCTTCGTCCAGATGCTGCGGCGCCTGCCCCTGGAGAAGGCGCCCGGAGTTTCCGAGACCCTGGATTGGGTGGCGGCCCTCCTCTACCTGGACCGGAACCGGCTGGGGCCGGAGGTGATCGAATCGACCCTGGGAGTGCTGCTCAAGCACGTGGAGGATCAACGCCGGGTCCGAAACCGCTTTCTCCAGGCCCTGCTGGCCGGACTCGGAGGCTTCGAGTCGGGAGGAATCACCCGGGCGGTGGAGCAGATGGAAGGCGTCCTGGCGCAGTCTTGA